A single region of the Acetivibrio cellulolyticus CD2 genome encodes:
- a CDS encoding dockerin type I domain-containing protein, with amino-acid sequence MKKGKRYVKKVLLGLCSSAVVLSSAGITGFASEQPYSDGIKFNSLGLERVNAARQNANLPPLSTSLSVPFGQEISNASSDGVQSQILPSIVDNSELDAFPPIGNQGIGTCASFATTYYQFTHMYAMQKGWNVKDTCDYTKIFSPKLTYNMISGSRGATEGSDASTALAFMKSQGALPWSDFPYEGYETDPNFTYELPTTSDLWKKSMNYKVDKYGFLDFSDGTDTPISNENDPDLIPIKKLLTNGYVLTFKFDPNGLVQTGTYTGPINYKCQGNSNTGHIATIVGYDDTKWFDINMDNIKDDGEKGAFKIANSGGTSVDGGYLWIAYDALNKVSPIPGINNSNRVPAFWENQVLWCTTKENYTPKLMAEFTLNHSQKSQLSIKLGYSTTNDSNITFVKEDKTFVGDCAFDGSSSTTCDATIDLDLTDFIDIKTLDKNLIWHLIVTDSKGDGVKGKISGFKLIDNVAGKEILPSEQSFPLYVDGGSAQISIPYTRQASQTAPWSIYKSMTQGRPYAAYTSFNDNLFVIGGLVYGNQAPEFTNQVDMLNLQTNTWTNGTLADELEDPKAFVINNKLYAVGKVYEDGTNKVAVNEYNSENGIWSRNNATSLMGSFESCTAAAGKIYFMSQSSLVEYNPDLNVFTPKKDYTGPFATTCLNNYELASANNKVYVFGGCTYANKSYNYLNSLWEYDPSNDSWIERTNGTPYLLTNTTPVSIDNKIYFSVKDRYSTKSRTGEFDSYMLEFDPAQDSWTKKDYILPGVEYNCLDIGAIEDKMLFVYNYNVVEPADPKLYVMYDPKGFVLGDVNGDKVFDSGDYTLMRRYLLHIISSFPSINGMEAGDMNDDSKVDSADYTLMRKKLLGS; translated from the coding sequence ATGAAAAAGGGTAAACGCTATGTTAAAAAAGTACTTCTTGGATTGTGCAGTTCAGCAGTAGTGTTATCATCAGCAGGTATAACAGGATTTGCATCTGAACAGCCATATTCGGATGGAATCAAATTTAATTCACTTGGACTTGAAAGAGTAAATGCAGCGAGGCAAAATGCAAATCTTCCTCCGCTTAGTACGAGCTTAAGTGTGCCTTTTGGCCAGGAAATCAGTAATGCCTCCAGTGATGGAGTTCAATCACAAATACTTCCAAGCATAGTAGACAACAGCGAATTAGATGCATTCCCTCCTATTGGAAATCAAGGAATTGGCACATGTGCTTCATTTGCTACAACATACTATCAGTTTACACATATGTATGCTATGCAAAAGGGGTGGAATGTAAAAGATACTTGCGATTATACAAAAATATTTTCGCCTAAATTAACTTATAATATGATAAGTGGAAGTAGAGGTGCCACTGAAGGAAGTGATGCTTCTACAGCATTAGCGTTTATGAAAAGTCAAGGTGCACTGCCATGGAGCGATTTCCCATATGAAGGGTATGAAACAGATCCAAACTTTACCTACGAACTGCCCACAACTTCTGACCTTTGGAAGAAGTCTATGAATTACAAAGTTGATAAATATGGTTTTTTGGATTTTAGCGACGGAACAGATACTCCTATTTCAAATGAGAATGATCCCGATTTAATTCCAATAAAAAAATTACTAACCAATGGATATGTACTTACTTTTAAGTTTGATCCCAATGGTTTGGTACAAACCGGAACATACACAGGTCCCATAAATTATAAGTGCCAAGGCAACTCAAATACAGGTCATATAGCAACTATTGTGGGTTATGATGATACTAAATGGTTTGATATAAATATGGATAATATTAAAGATGATGGAGAAAAAGGTGCCTTCAAAATTGCAAATTCAGGTGGAACAAGTGTTGATGGCGGCTATCTCTGGATAGCATATGACGCTCTAAATAAAGTATCACCTATACCCGGTATTAATAATTCCAACAGAGTACCTGCTTTTTGGGAAAATCAAGTATTATGGTGTACAACTAAAGAAAATTATACCCCTAAACTAATGGCAGAATTTACTTTAAACCATAGCCAAAAAAGTCAATTAAGCATTAAACTTGGTTACTCTACTACAAATGATTCAAATATAACTTTTGTCAAGGAAGATAAAACTTTTGTAGGTGATTGTGCTTTTGATGGTTCCAGCAGTACTACATGTGATGCAACAATTGATTTGGATCTTACAGACTTTATTGATATAAAAACTTTAGATAAAAATCTTATATGGCATCTTATTGTGACTGACAGCAAAGGCGATGGAGTAAAAGGTAAAATATCCGGCTTTAAATTAATTGACAATGTAGCAGGTAAGGAAATATTACCAAGTGAACAATCGTTCCCCCTATACGTTGATGGAGGTTCAGCTCAAATATCTATTCCATACACCAGACAGGCTTCACAAACAGCACCTTGGAGTATTTATAAGAGTATGACACAGGGTAGACCATATGCAGCATATACATCGTTTAACGATAATTTATTTGTTATCGGCGGATTAGTTTATGGAAATCAAGCGCCTGAGTTTACAAACCAAGTTGATATGTTGAATTTACAGACCAATACATGGACAAATGGAACTTTAGCTGACGAGCTTGAAGATCCAAAAGCATTTGTGATTAATAATAAATTATATGCTGTTGGTAAAGTATATGAAGATGGTACTAATAAAGTTGCTGTAAATGAGTATAACTCCGAAAATGGTATATGGAGCCGTAATAATGCAACAAGCTTAATGGGCAGTTTCGAGAGTTGTACTGCTGCTGCTGGCAAAATATACTTTATGTCCCAATCATCACTAGTTGAATATAACCCTGATTTAAATGTGTTTACACCTAAAAAAGATTATACAGGACCTTTCGCAACAACATGCTTGAATAACTATGAATTAGCATCAGCTAACAACAAAGTTTATGTATTTGGTGGCTGTACTTATGCAAACAAAAGTTACAACTATCTAAATTCATTATGGGAATATGACCCATCCAATGATTCATGGATTGAGAGAACGAATGGTACGCCTTATTTACTTACCAATACTACTCCCGTATCTATAGATAATAAAATCTATTTTTCTGTAAAAGACAGGTATTCAACTAAATCCCGTACAGGGGAATTTGATTCATATATGCTTGAATTTGATCCTGCTCAGGATAGTTGGACCAAAAAGGACTATATTTTACCGGGCGTAGAATATAATTGTTTAGATATTGGAGCTATTGAAGATAAAATGCTATTTGTTTACAATTATAATGTGGTAGAGCCAGCTGATCCTAAATTGTATGTAATGTATGATCCAAAAGGGTTTGTTCTTGGTGACGTTAATGGCGATAAAGTTTTTGATTCGGGGGATTATACACTAATGCGGAGATACTTACTGCACATAATTTCTAGTTTCCCTTCAATTAATGGAATGGAAGCAGGAGATATGAACGATGATTCTAAAGTCGATTCAGCTGATTATACACTAATGCGAAAAAAACTATTGGGCTCATAA
- a CDS encoding TrmB family transcriptional regulator, protein MDITELLTQFNLTRQEASIYQVLLSEGDLNGYEVAKITGISRSNTYTSLAALVEKGGAFIIEGSTTRYTPVPVEEFCDNKIRKLKEAKQDLIRNIPQKREDIEGYITIKGQKHILDKMRNMISEAKERVYLSVSKQILEMLLSEIKDAIGKGIKVVLITNEQVCLEGATVHFIEKSEQQIRLIADSTNVLTGDIDDGEYSTCLYSKKKNLIDLLKSSLKNEIKIIEIMKGKSEL, encoded by the coding sequence ATGGACATAACAGAACTGCTAACACAATTTAATCTTACAAGACAAGAAGCATCTATATATCAGGTTTTACTTTCAGAAGGAGACTTGAATGGATACGAAGTCGCGAAAATAACAGGTATTTCGCGGTCCAATACATATACATCTTTGGCAGCATTGGTTGAAAAAGGCGGGGCGTTTATTATAGAAGGTTCAACTACCAGGTATACACCTGTTCCGGTTGAAGAGTTTTGCGATAATAAAATAAGAAAGCTTAAGGAAGCGAAACAGGATTTGATTAGGAACATTCCTCAAAAGAGAGAGGATATTGAAGGATATATAACAATTAAGGGACAGAAACATATTCTTGATAAAATGAGAAATATGATATCTGAGGCAAAGGAAAGAGTGTACCTGTCGGTGTCAAAGCAAATTCTAGAGATGCTTTTATCCGAAATAAAGGATGCAATTGGTAAAGGTATCAAGGTCGTTCTGATTACCAATGAACAAGTTTGCCTGGAAGGTGCTACTGTACACTTCATAGAGAAATCAGAACAGCAGATAAGACTTATTGCAGACTCAACAAATGTTTTGACTGGAGATATAGATGACGGAGAATATTCAACATGTTTGTATTCCAAGAAGAAAAACCTTATAGATCTATTGAAAAGCTCGCTTAAAAATGAAATTAAGATAATAGAAATTATGAAGGGAAAGAGCGAATTATGA
- a CDS encoding diaminopimelate decarboxylase: MKNTFVSLEQLKEIVKEYPTPFHLYDEKGIRENARKLKEAFSWNKGFKEYFAVKATPNPSILKVLKEEGCGADCSSFTELLMSKAVGFSGDEIMFSSNATPKEDFMLARELNSTINLDDFTHIDFLEKVAGIPETISCRFNPGGDFVIDNQIMDTPKDAKYGFTREQMTEGYKKLISKGVKHFGMHAFLASNTVANEYYPVLARTLFKTAVELKEETGAHIAFINLSGGVGIPYRPEQQPVDIHSIGEEIRKAFEEILVPAGMGDVAIYTELGRFMLGPYGCLVSTAIHEKHIHKEYIGLDACAANLMRPAMYGAYHHITVMGKENRPCDHKYDITGGLCENNDKFAIDRMLPKIDIGDLIVLHDTGAHGFAMGYNYNGKLRSAELLLREDGGVELIRRAETPADYFATLNFNGQFNEVLKL; the protein is encoded by the coding sequence ATGAAAAATACTTTTGTTAGTTTGGAGCAATTGAAGGAAATAGTGAAAGAATATCCAACGCCATTTCACTTATATGACGAAAAAGGGATTCGCGAAAATGCCAGGAAGCTAAAGGAGGCATTTTCATGGAACAAAGGATTTAAAGAATATTTTGCGGTAAAGGCGACGCCAAATCCTTCAATACTAAAGGTTCTGAAAGAGGAAGGCTGTGGTGCTGACTGTTCATCCTTTACAGAACTTTTAATGTCTAAAGCTGTAGGGTTTAGCGGCGATGAAATAATGTTTTCATCAAATGCAACTCCTAAAGAGGATTTTATGCTTGCTAGAGAGCTAAACTCTACAATTAATCTTGATGATTTTACACATATTGATTTTCTTGAAAAGGTAGCAGGCATTCCTGAAACAATCAGTTGCCGCTTTAATCCTGGTGGGGACTTTGTTATCGATAATCAAATAATGGATACTCCTAAGGATGCTAAATATGGTTTTACGCGTGAACAGATGACGGAAGGCTACAAGAAATTAATAAGTAAAGGTGTCAAGCATTTTGGGATGCATGCCTTTTTGGCAAGTAATACCGTAGCAAATGAGTATTATCCTGTTCTTGCAAGAACACTTTTTAAGACAGCAGTAGAGCTTAAAGAAGAAACAGGTGCACATATTGCATTTATAAACCTTTCGGGAGGTGTTGGAATTCCATATCGTCCAGAACAACAGCCTGTGGACATCCATTCTATAGGTGAAGAAATCAGAAAAGCATTTGAAGAAATCTTAGTTCCGGCTGGAATGGGTGATGTTGCAATATATACAGAGTTGGGAAGGTTTATGCTTGGACCTTATGGTTGCTTAGTGTCAACAGCTATTCACGAAAAGCATATACATAAGGAATATATAGGACTTGACGCATGCGCAGCAAACCTTATGCGTCCGGCTATGTATGGGGCATACCATCACATTACTGTGATGGGGAAAGAAAATAGGCCTTGTGATCATAAGTATGACATAACCGGAGGCTTGTGTGAGAATAACGATAAGTTTGCGATTGACCGTATGCTGCCTAAAATTGATATTGGGGATTTGATTGTTTTACATGATACAGGCGCACATGGTTTTGCGATGGGCTACAATTATAATGGAAAACTGCGGTCGGCAGAATTACTCCTGAGGGAAGATGGAGGGGTTGAACTAATCCGTCGTGCAGAGACGCCGGCTGACTATTTTGCAACGTTGAACTTTAATGGACAATTTAATGAAGTCCTAAAATTATAA
- a CDS encoding LL-diaminopimelate aminotransferase, whose translation MDYIANKISERLGGLSFGKDTGTYKFAVIKEAKAKARRLNPDIALIDMGVGEPDMPANPGVVEVLSKEAGKAENRFYSDNGIQEFYEAAAVYLQKVYGVNHIDPAKNILHGIGSKPILALLPSCFINHGDVTLATVPGYPVIATWTKYLGGEVYNLPLREENSFYPDLDMIPTDVLSKAKLLYINYPNNPTGQVATKEFYKKVIDFAYRHQIIVVADTAYGALTYDGEKPLSFLSVEGAMNVGVEIHSLSKAFNMTGWRMAFVAGNSKVISAYGTVKDNTDSGQFRAIQKAGIYAMNHPELTEETCRKYSRRFDLLVDALNDLGFDAKKPKGTFYCYVKCPKGAGNGVVFETAGKVAKYLIEKALVSVVPWDDAGAYLRFSVTFEAKDEKEEKDIIGEMKKRLGALELVF comes from the coding sequence ATGGACTATATAGCAAATAAGATATCTGAAAGGCTTGGAGGATTGAGCTTTGGCAAGGATACAGGGACCTATAAATTTGCAGTAATTAAAGAAGCTAAAGCAAAGGCCCGGAGGCTTAACCCTGATATTGCATTAATCGATATGGGGGTTGGCGAACCGGATATGCCTGCAAATCCAGGAGTGGTTGAGGTGTTATCCAAAGAAGCCGGGAAGGCAGAAAACAGGTTCTATTCCGATAATGGAATCCAGGAGTTTTATGAGGCTGCTGCTGTGTATTTACAAAAGGTTTATGGTGTAAATCACATCGATCCGGCAAAAAATATATTGCATGGAATTGGATCAAAGCCTATTCTGGCTTTGTTGCCATCTTGTTTTATAAATCATGGAGATGTGACTCTCGCAACTGTACCAGGTTATCCGGTTATTGCTACATGGACAAAATACCTTGGTGGTGAGGTTTATAACCTTCCACTAAGAGAAGAGAATAGTTTTTATCCTGATCTTGATATGATTCCAACAGATGTACTGTCAAAGGCAAAACTGTTATATATCAATTATCCCAATAATCCGACAGGTCAGGTAGCTACAAAAGAGTTTTACAAAAAGGTCATTGATTTTGCATATAGGCATCAAATAATCGTTGTTGCAGATACAGCTTATGGAGCATTAACTTACGATGGAGAAAAGCCTTTGAGTTTCTTATCGGTTGAAGGCGCGATGAATGTAGGTGTTGAGATTCATTCCCTTTCCAAAGCCTTTAATATGACCGGGTGGAGAATGGCTTTTGTGGCTGGAAACAGTAAAGTTATAAGTGCCTATGGAACTGTTAAGGATAATACTGATTCAGGGCAGTTCAGGGCAATTCAGAAAGCAGGAATATACGCTATGAACCATCCTGAACTTACAGAAGAAACTTGCAGGAAATATTCCAGGAGGTTTGACTTATTGGTAGATGCTTTAAATGATTTAGGGTTTGATGCAAAGAAGCCAAAGGGAACGTTCTATTGCTATGTTAAATGCCCAAAAGGTGCCGGAAATGGCGTTGTATTTGAAACTGCCGGTAAGGTTGCAAAGTATCTGATTGAAAAGGCTTTAGTTTCAGTAGTTCCGTGGGATGATGCGGGTGCGTATTTAAGGTTTTCTGTGACATTTGAAGCCAAAGATGAAAAAGAAGAGAAGGATATAATAGGTGAGATGAAGAAGAGGCTTGGAGCTTTAGAGTTGGTTTTCTGA
- a CDS encoding ABC-three component system protein, translated as MKRGIYYNYISEKLMVLMYNIKQNGKLNLNDLNIHVESLFTYLLNVIFNYELINMNSVQQNVESIDLRDDVNKVIVQVSSTSTKQKIENTLIKESLQEYSKLNYRIKFMLITDDAGKLKDKKFDNKHNIFFEPEGDIIDINDILRTILNMTIDKQKIVFDFIKKELGEESDIVKIDSNLATIINILANESLDEIDNKIELHEFNIDKKIEFNNLKTVKDTINDYKVFYGRLDEKYREFDKQGVNKSLSVFQKVKNIYVTLVSEQKYNEDQVFLKVIERVVEIIQCSRNYVEIPFEELEMYVSIVVVDAFIRCKIFRNPEGYSYVIT; from the coding sequence ATGAAAAGAGGTATCTATTATAATTACATAAGTGAAAAATTGATGGTATTAATGTACAACATAAAACAGAATGGAAAATTAAATCTAAATGACTTAAATATACATGTAGAGAGCCTTTTTACGTACTTACTCAACGTGATTTTTAACTATGAATTGATTAATATGAATTCTGTACAGCAGAATGTTGAATCTATTGATTTAAGAGATGATGTAAATAAGGTAATAGTGCAGGTATCATCAACTAGTACTAAACAAAAAATTGAAAATACCTTAATAAAAGAATCATTACAAGAATACTCCAAATTAAATTACAGGATTAAATTTATGCTTATAACAGATGATGCTGGAAAGTTAAAAGATAAAAAGTTTGATAATAAGCATAATATTTTTTTTGAGCCTGAAGGAGATATTATTGATATTAATGATATCTTAAGAACTATTTTAAATATGACTATAGATAAACAAAAGATTGTTTTTGATTTTATAAAGAAAGAATTGGGAGAAGAATCAGATATTGTGAAAATTGATTCTAATCTTGCTACAATTATAAATATATTAGCTAATGAAAGTTTGGACGAAATTGATAATAAGATTGAACTGCATGAATTCAATATTGATAAAAAGATTGAGTTTAACAACTTAAAAACAGTTAAAGATACTATTAATGATTATAAAGTTTTTTATGGTAGGTTGGACGAAAAATATAGAGAATTCGATAAACAGGGTGTAAATAAGAGTTTATCTGTATTCCAGAAAGTTAAAAATATTTATGTTACTCTAGTGTCAGAACAAAAGTATAATGAAGATCAGGTGTTTTTGAAGGTTATAGAAAGGGTAGTTGAGATTATACAATGTAGTAGAAATTATGTGGAGATTCCATTTGAAGAATTGGAGATGTATGTAAGTATTGTGGTTGTAGATGCTTTTATACGGTGCAAAATTTTTAGAAATCCAGAGGGGTATAGTTATGTTATTACCTGA
- a CDS encoding ABC-three component system middle component 6, whose product MLLPDNINPELSIYYNGAIVIKELKSKQSQNIMELYQRVKKVNDMSFSTFVLSLDWLYLIDVAFINKDGEVELCS is encoded by the coding sequence ATGTTATTACCTGATAATATTAATCCGGAGTTAAGTATATATTACAATGGGGCTATTGTTATTAAGGAACTTAAAAGCAAGCAATCACAAAACATAATGGAATTGTATCAAAGAGTTAAAAAAGTTAATGATATGTCTTTTTCAACATTTGTTCTAAGTTTGGATTGGCTTTATTTGATAGATGTTGCGTTTATAAACAAAGATGGGGAGGTGGAACTGTGTTCTTGA
- a CDS encoding DUF2326 domain-containing protein, protein MQLTGNNVGKTTVLKLIDFCLGADKTTIYTDTENKKEEYILVKDFLINNNVLVTLLLGEGLHINDTGDILVERNFLTGNKSIRRINGKQYAEKDFETKLLELIIPEHKGEEKPTFRQIISHNIRYRDENINNTLKTLNHFTTDIEYETLYLFLLGCPFDKGAQKQVITKKIKQEKVYKERLEKTQTKNAYEIALSMIEEDIEKLNKKKSSLNINENFEKDIQELNNIKYGINKSSAIVSKLEIRKDLIIEAKKELEENVSNIDINQLRLIYNQAKSNIEGIQKTFEDMVSYHNNMLLEKIRFIAQDLPRLEEEINDNKLKLKSLLIKEKEFSQRVTKGDSFKEFEQFVIELNEKYREKGEMESILSQIREAEENLDKYQEELDAIEDDLFTDIFEDKLMSQIKKFNRYFSAISEELYGEKYALKYDKTVKKSGEQIFKFSSFNANMSSGKKQGEILCFDLAYTMFADEEGISCLHFLLNDKKELMHDNQLLKVSEFIKNKDIQLVVSILKDKLPEELNSNENIVLRLSQYEKLFRIES, encoded by the coding sequence GTGCAATTGACAGGAAATAATGTTGGAAAAACGACAGTACTTAAATTGATTGATTTCTGCTTAGGTGCGGATAAAACAACTATTTACACTGATACAGAGAATAAAAAAGAAGAATATATTTTGGTAAAGGATTTTCTAATAAATAATAATGTTTTAGTAACACTATTATTAGGTGAGGGTCTACATATTAATGATACTGGGGATATATTGGTAGAGAGAAACTTTCTAACTGGAAATAAGTCTATTAGAAGAATAAATGGAAAGCAATATGCTGAAAAGGATTTTGAAACTAAATTACTTGAATTGATTATTCCGGAACATAAGGGTGAAGAAAAGCCAACTTTCAGACAAATTATTTCGCATAATATTAGATACAGGGATGAAAATATTAATAACACCTTGAAAACATTAAATCACTTTACGACTGATATAGAGTATGAGACATTGTATTTATTTTTGTTAGGCTGTCCGTTTGATAAAGGTGCACAGAAGCAGGTAATTACAAAGAAAATAAAGCAGGAAAAAGTTTACAAGGAAAGATTGGAAAAAACTCAAACAAAAAATGCTTATGAAATAGCTCTTTCGATGATAGAAGAGGATATAGAAAAATTAAATAAGAAAAAATCAAGTTTAAACATTAATGAAAATTTTGAGAAAGATATACAGGAACTAAATAACATAAAATATGGAATAAACAAAAGTAGTGCTATTGTTAGTAAGTTGGAAATTCGCAAGGATTTAATAATAGAAGCTAAAAAAGAATTGGAAGAGAATGTTTCCAATATAGATATAAATCAACTAAGATTGATTTACAATCAGGCAAAAAGCAATATCGAAGGTATTCAGAAAACTTTTGAAGATATGGTTAGCTATCATAACAATATGCTTCTTGAAAAGATAAGATTTATTGCCCAAGATTTACCTAGATTAGAAGAAGAAATTAATGATAATAAACTCAAGTTAAAAAGTCTATTAATAAAAGAAAAAGAGTTTTCACAAAGGGTTACAAAAGGAGATTCTTTTAAAGAATTTGAACAATTTGTAATAGAATTAAATGAAAAGTATAGAGAAAAAGGGGAGATGGAAAGTATACTTTCTCAAATAAGGGAGGCAGAAGAAAATCTGGATAAGTACCAGGAAGAATTGGATGCAATAGAAGATGACTTGTTTACAGATATATTTGAAGACAAATTAATGAGTCAAATTAAAAAATTCAATCGATATTTTTCTGCCATTTCCGAGGAGTTATATGGGGAAAAATATGCTTTAAAGTATGATAAAACAGTTAAAAAAAGTGGAGAACAAATATTTAAATTCAGTTCTTTTAATGCAAATATGAGTTCAGGGAAAAAGCAAGGTGAAATATTATGTTTTGACTTGGCTTATACGATGTTTGCAGATGAAGAGGGAATATCTTGCCTGCATTTTTTATTAAATGACAAGAAGGAGCTTATGCATGATAATCAGTTATTAAAGGTTTCTGAGTTCATTAAAAACAAAGACATTCAATTGGTTGTATCTATTTTAAAGGATAAGCTTCCAGAAGAGTTAAATTCAAACGAAAACATTGTTTTAAGGTTGTCTCAGTATGAGAAATTATTCAGGATTGAGAGTTAA